GCTAATATCTCTCTAATTTCTCTAGTAGTTTGAGTTGGAGATTTAAAATATCGTGCTGCAGATTTTATTACTATATCTTTAAGGGTTCGATATTCAGGTGAGTTAGGTTTTATCTCTTCCACTTTTTTCTTAAATTCTTCACATGCTTTACCAACGATTTCTTCAGCCTTCAAGATAATTTCCCAAGATTCAAGAGAAACATTCCGCTCTTGTTGTGCTGTTCTTTTTAACGATTCCTCGATATCGTTTCTTACAGACAAAACTCGATTAAAAAATCTCTGTTGTTTTCCCAAAGATAATACCACGATTCCCCCCTAAGTTTTCTTTTTTTGTCCAACAATTCTTTGGTTTTCAATAAGTCCAAAATACAACTTACCTTCATACCCTGTTAAATAACTTACATCGTGATTCAACGTATCTTCCAAAAACATACTTTGTAGATCCCCTTCTTGTTTTTCAAATTTCTCTTCGACATAACTCTCCAACTTACGAGCTAGAGGCTCACTACTTTCATATAAGCCTATCATACCCCCCAATTCTTGAGTACCTAAGAAAAGAAGTCTACAGGGAATTGAATATCCAAACTTTTTTTTAAGTTGCTCTATTAAATCTTTCTCCCGTGATCTGATAGTAACAGGCACTTTCTTGAACCCACTAGACAATAATGTTCCTTCGTGCTCTTCTACAATTTCGAGATCTATGGGTATAATTTCAGGATTATCCGTTCCTAAATCCCTAATCATCACATTTTGCCAATGTAAATCCCCGATATTCAATGCTGTAAGAATTGCATCCATTCTTTGTAATTTTTGTACTAACATTTCTCTCTTGGGTGATTGTTTAAGAGAACGAATATATCGCCCAACTGATCTTGATTGCACATGCTTATCTTTTGAAGGATTTACTAATTCCTCTACCGTCTTCCCATCAACATGTTCCCATATGCTTATTTCTCCCGTACTACCAGATCTCTTCCACCCTTTACTAAGAGGAAATTCATTAACAATTGTATAGGTGGGTAAACGGTGTGGAGGAGATAATTCATCGGCATGAAGTACATTAATCTCATTAAATAAAGAAATAATTGCTTTGTCAACGATTGCACTCCGTGGTTTACAAACACATTTAAACACTCGCCCCTCACCGCTATAAAAACTCACAAAAACAGGCATTTTTCCTTTATTATGTGTTTCATCATTTGAAACAAAATGAATCTGTATACCTGTAATATCTTCAGAAAAGGATATATTAAATTCTTTTAATATCAACTCTTGATTATCTTGAATAAATTTTTTAACTTGTTCAATATAAAGTGCTTTGTTTAATACAGTGTTTAAAATAATCTCTTTATTCACTAAAAAGTCGAGCTTCGTATTTTCAGACGTCAAAAACACATCCATATCTATTTTGTCTATTTTTAAATCCTCATGTCCTAAATCTCCATGATCATCAACAAATTTACGTATTAGCCTTTCAAATTTTTCTCTTACTTTTGCATATTCTTTTGCATATTCTCGATTTGTCTCATTGCTAAGATGTTTTTTAGCTGCATCATGATAAACAAGAAAAAACCGTTCAATCTCGTCAAAACCTCGTGCTAAGCGGGACATCTTTAAGCATGTTGATGGATTCAAAGATGCAAGAACATTTAATTTATCAATTCTTGCATATTGAGATTGGACAATTTGCCAATTAATTTTTTCTACCCCTTGTATGTCCTGCGGTTGCTGATCACTCTTTCCAGAAGATTTATTTGCAAAAATTGCCCAGCTTTCTATATTCGAATTTTCTGGATTAAACTCTCCTTTTGATGTCATTGGCCTACTTCCTCTTTTTTTTACTCACTGATGCCTACCTACACTTATCTAGGAAAAAACATCACATCTTCTTCCTCGCATAACTTTTGGGGTTATATTTGTCAAATACGTTGATATTCTATTCTTTTAGAAAACTTCTTCTATATTTCAATTTTGAATTTTCACATTCGTGTAACGATTACGTTTAGATTTCCTTGCTTAAAAGGCGTTGTAATTCGCCGGACGTAAATAACTCCTGAACTGTGTCACATCCTCCAATAAACTCTTGGTTGATATAAAGTTGCGGAAGTGTTGGCCAATTAGAATACTCTTTAATGGCTTGTCTAAGAACGAGATCTTCTAAACAATCACGCACTTCAAATTTTACACCGATAGCATTGAGAATTTCGACAACTTGGGCAGAATAGCTACACTGGGGAAAACGCCCGTCTCCTTTGATATACAAAAGGATATTAAAATTTTTAATATCGTCTTCGATTTGTGCTTTTTTTGCCAAAATCTCTTCTTGAGAAATTAATTTTTGTTCCATTTTTCACCTTTCTAAACAAAATTTACTGCGTAATGTCTGTTTTTTAACTAGCATTCATTTTAACATTTATATAAAAAAAGCTTAAAGTAAAAAAAAGTATGACTCCCAAGGAAACAAAACTTAAACTCGAGATGCGAAAGCTAAAAATTCTAGAAAAAGATCTAGAAGAAAAATTCATTCTTGGATCTGGAAAAGGCGGGCAAAAAGTCAATAAAACAGCAAGTTGCGTCTACTT
This sequence is a window from Chlamydiota bacterium. Protein-coding genes within it:
- the grxD gene encoding Glutaredoxin-4, giving the protein MEQKLISQEEILAKKAQIEDDIKNFNILLYIKGDGRFPQCSYSAQVVEILNAIGVKFEVRDCLEDLVLRQAIKEYSNWPTLPQLYINQEFIGGCDTVQELFTSGELQRLLSKEI